A window of the Nitrosococcus wardiae genome harbors these coding sequences:
- a CDS encoding DUF211 domain-containing protein, whose product MSRVKRIVLDVLKPHPPNVLEFARTIAAQDSGYRVNITVEAVDEKTETITVTLEGADIQFGQIDETITRMGGSIHSIDEVTVAGESQS is encoded by the coding sequence ATGAGTAGGGTAAAGCGTATTGTGCTCGATGTGCTAAAACCACATCCTCCTAATGTGTTGGAATTTGCTAGAACTATTGCTGCACAGGACTCCGGGTATCGGGTCAATATCACCGTTGAGGCAGTGGATGAAAAGACAGAAACAATCACCGTGACCCTTGAAGGTGCAGACATCCAGTTTGGGCAAATAGATGAGACGATAACACGCATGGGCGGGTCTATCCATAGCATTGATGAGGTCACCGTTGCGGGAGAAAGTCAAAGTTAG